Proteins co-encoded in one Papaver somniferum cultivar HN1 chromosome 5, ASM357369v1, whole genome shotgun sequence genomic window:
- the LOC113280967 gene encoding DNAJ protein JJJ1 homolog → MAASAGKRCLYEILGISRDCSPEEIRSAYRKLALQRHPDKLVSQAGISEKEANAAFQELVNAYEVLSDPKERSWYDSHRNKILFSEPGKGSSSSSAQSVPDLFPYYSNSCYSGFGHTGKGFYKVYGDLFDKIYEQEVSTAKKLGLGLEAVREAPLMGNLNCDYTQVTAFYNYWSGFSSIMEFWWADEQDVEMGYDRKSRRQAEEHNKKCRKKAKKEFNEMVRGLAEFVKKRDKRVVEMKIKKMQEMEKKEEELNEKKKEMQRQKLERARLYEEPDWAKVDEEEIGLGFEEVDNNNKKKKDEINELHCIICNKKFKSDKQWKNHEQSKKHKEKVAMFREEMGSEEEEGEEEIPNEFNEDMGPSVSGNDAVVDDLSEKFEDAFEFQEEQSKEVKQPSTEEEEEKEDEEEEDEIDAFDVNLDNEAGNSGSDEESILLTAMLSGQKNRKKAASKRETEMPSSDETPDTADDGVTEPMVYDTMKKSARGNRRAKKGSGKKSNTEEVSSDSHIKHGAVEEGNEPDNSNTLGSSSDTISEVGQKIRADPPPLGKNVKGHKKAGAEDMVSNSKKASKGRKQKGASKSTDHLCDTCGQDFESRNKLHRHLGDTGHASLKSR, encoded by the exons ATGGCCGCGTCTGCGGGAAAGAGATGTTTATATGAAATTCTAGGTATAAGCAGAGATTGTAGCCCTGAAGAAATTCGATCGGCATACAGAAAATTAGCACTTCAACGACATCCTgataaactagtatcacaagctGGAATTTCAGAAAAAGAAGCAAACGCTGCATTCCAAGAGCTTGTCAATGCATATGAAGTACTTTCAGATCCCAAAGAACGCAGTTGGTATGATTCTCATCGAAATAAGATTTTATTTTCTGAACCCGGAAAGGGTTCGTCGTCGTCATCAGCACAATCTGTGCCTGATTTGTTTCCTTATTATTCTAATTCGTGTTATTCTGGTTTTGGTCATACCGGTAAGGGTTTTTATAAGGTTTATGGTGATTTATTCGACAAAATTTATGAACAAGAAGTTAGTACTgcgaagaaattagggttagggttagAGGCTGTTAGAGAAGCTCCGTTGATGGGGAATTTGAATTGTGATTATACACAAGTTACTGCGTTTTATAATTATTGGTCTGGGTTTAGTAGTATTATGGAATTTTGGTGGGCTGATGAACAAGATGTAGAAATGGGATATGATAGGAAATCAAGAAGGCAGGCGGAAGAACATAATAAAAAGTGTAGAAAGAAAGCTAAGAAAGAGTTTAATGAGATGGTTCGCGGGTTGGCTGAATTTGTCAAGAAGAGAGATAAAAGAGTTGTCGAGATGAAGATTAAGAAGATGCAGGAGATGgaaaagaaggaggaggagttgaacgagaagaagaaggaaatgcaaAGGCAGAAGTTGGAGAGAGCTAGGTTATATGAAGAACCTGATTGGGCTAAAGTGGATGAAGAGGAGATCGGGTTAGGTTTTGAGGaagttgataataataataagaagaagaaagatgagaTTAATGAGTTACATTGCATTATCTGTAATAAGAAGTTTAAATCTGATAAGCAGTGGAAGAATCATGAACAATCAAAGAAACATAAAGAAAAAGTTGCCATGTTTAGGGAGGAGAtgggaagtgaagaagaagaaggagaggagGAGATTCCAAACGAGTTCAATGAGGATATGGGTCCTTCAGTGTCGGGTAAtgatgctgttgtagatgattTGTCAGAGAAGTTTGAAGATGCATTTGAATTTCAGGAGGAACAAAGTAAAGAGGTTAAACAACCTTctaccgaagaagaagaagaaaaagaagatgaggaagaagaagatgaaattgatgctTTTGATGTTAATCTTGACAATGAGGCAGGTAACTCAGGTAGTGACGAAGAATCAATCCTTCTCACAGCGATGCTATCTGGACAGAAAAACAGAAAGAAAGCAGCATCGAAGCGTGAAACTGAGATGCCTTCTTCAGATGAAACTCCTGATACCGCTGATGATGGAGTAACAGAACCCATGGTGTATGATACCATGAAAAAGAGTGCACGCGGGAATCGCAGAGCAAAAAAAGGCAGTGGGAAGAAATCCAATACAGAGGAAGTAAGTTCTGATTCCCATATAAAACATGGTGCGGTTGAGGAAGGTAATGAACCAGACAATTCAAAtacattgggttcctcatctgaCACTATTAGTGAGGTTGGGCAAAAAATTAGAGCAGATCCTCCTCCACTGGGAAAAAATGTTAAAGGTCATAAAAAGGCTGGGGCAGAAGATATGGTCAGCAACTCGAAAAAAGCTTCCAAAGGAAGGAAACAAAAG gGAGCATCTAAATCTACTGATCACTTGTGTGATACATGTGGACAGGACTTTGAATCAAG GAATAAACTGCACAGGCATTTGGGTGATACAGGACATGCCTCCCTTAAATCACGATAA